One part of the Ziziphus jujuba cultivar Dongzao chromosome 2, ASM3175591v1 genome encodes these proteins:
- the LOC107417848 gene encoding uncharacterized protein LOC107417848 — protein sequence MSDPYGRVKGDRLTFKGGVLATRSKTIEKKKKKKKKNKQHNQNPNPDHHDAVDGVEVDPSASVVVGDDDSTAGAGVEYTIDAAKRMKYDELFPVEAKKFGYEPKSKAKSVESALDDRVKKKADRYCK from the coding sequence ATGTCGGATCCGTACGGGCGCGTGAAAGGAGACAGACTGACATTCAAAGGTGGGGTTTTGGCCACGCGCAGCAAAACAattgagaaaaagaagaagaagaagaagaagaacaagcagCACAATCAAAACCCTAACCCTGACCATCACGACGCCGTTGATGGTGTGGAGGTCGATCCTTCTGCGTCCGTCGTCGTCGGCGACGACGACTCCACAGCCGGTGCCGGTGTCGAGTATACAATCGATGCCGCGAAGCGAATGAAGTACGACGAGCTTTTCCCCGTCGAGGCTAAGAAGTTCGGGTACGAACCGAAATCCAAAGCCAAGTCGGTGGAGTCCGCTCTTGACGACCGTGTCAAGAAGAAGGCCGATCGCTACTGTAAATGA
- the LOC107417851 gene encoding homeobox-leucine zipper protein HDG11: MEFGSGGGGGSGSGGDHDSSDPQGRKKRYHRHTAHQIQKLEAMFKECPHPDEKQRMQLSRELSLAPRQIKFWFQNRRTQMKAQHERANNCTLRAENDKIRCENIAIREALKNVICPSCGGPPINEDSYFDEQKLRMENAQLKEELDRVSSIAAKYIGRPISQLPPVQPVHISSLDLSMGSFGGHGLGGPSLDLDLHASSSTTANLPFPPMVITEMDKSLMTDIAANATEELLRLLQTNEPLWMKSSVDGRDVLNLDSYERLFPRPNSHLKNPNFRIEASRYSGVVFMNSLALVDMFMDVNKWVELFPTIISKARTIEVISSGMMGSHSGSLQLMYEDLQVLSPLVPTREFFFLRYCQQIEQSLWAIVDVSYDFPRDNHFSSQYRSHRLPSGCLIQDMPSGYSKVSWLEHIEIEDKTPIHRLYRELVYSGLAFGAERWLATLQRMCDRFACLMNSGTSRDLGGVIPSADGKRSMMKLAQRMVNNFCASINPSNGHQWTTLSGMNDAGVKVTVHKCTDPGQPNGMILSAATTIWLPIPPQDVFNFFKDERTRSQWDVLSNGNAVQEVAHIANGSHPGNCISVLRAFNTSQNNMLILQESCIDSSGSLVVYCPVDLPAINIAMSGEDPSYIPLLPSGFTITPDGRPDQGGGDGASTSSNTHGNLLGRSSGSLITVAFQILISSLPNAKMNMESVTTVNNLIGTTIQQIKAALNCPSS; encoded by the exons atggAGTTTGGCAGTGGAGGAGGAGGTGGTAGTGGGTCTGGAGGAGACCATGATTCCTCTGACCCACAAGGGAGGAAGAAACGCTACCATCGCCACACTGCTCACCAGATTCAGAAGCTTGAAGc AATGTTCAAGGAGTGTCCTCACCCAGATGAGAAACAAAGGATGCAATTAAGCAGAGAATTGTCTTTGGCTCCTAGGCAGATCAAATTTTGGTTCCAAAACAGGAGGACCCAGATGAAG GCTCAACATGAAAGAGCTAATAACTGTACTCTTCGTGCGGAGAATGACAAGATCCGATGCGAGAACATAGCAATTAGAGAGGCACTCAAAAATGTGATCTGCCCCTCTTGTGGAGGTCCACCAATCAATGAAGATTCGTATTTTGATGAACAGAAATTGAGAATGGAAAATGCCCAATTGAAAGAAGAG CTCGACAGAGTATCTAGCATTGCTGCAAAGTACATAGGGAGGCCAATTTCCCAACTCCCACCAGTTCAGCCTGTTCATATTTCATCATTGGACTTATCAATGGGAAGTTTTGGTGGCCATGGATTAGGAGGGCCATCCCTTGATCTCGATCTTCATGCTAGTTCATCCACCACGGCCAATTTGCCTTTCCCGCCAATGGTTATTACGGAAATGGATAAGTCCCTTATGACAGACATTGCTGCAAATGCCACGGAAGAGTTGCTTAGGCTTTTGCAGACCAATGAACCTTTGTGGATGAAGTCGAGCGTGGATGGGAGGGATGTTCTTAATCTCGACAGTTATGAAAGGCTTTTTCCGAGACCTAATAGTCACTTGAAAAATCCTAACTTCCGGATTGAAGCGTCCAGATATTCTGGTGTGGTTTTCATGAATAGCTTAGCATTAGTTGACATGTTTATGGATGTG AACAAGTGGGTGGAGCTATTTCCCACAATTATCTCAAAGGCAAGAACAATTGAAGTGATATCATCTGGAATGATGGGCAGTCACAGTGGCTCTTTGCAGCTG ATGTACGAAGATCTGCAGGTGCTTTCACCTTTGGTACCAACTCGGGAATTTTTCTTCCTTCGTTATTGTCAGCAAATCGAGCAAAGCTTGTGGGCAATTGTTGATGTGTCTTATGATTTTCCACGAGACAaccatttttcttctcaatatCGATCTCACAGGCTTCCTTCTGGATGCTTGATCCAGGACATGCCTAGCGGGTATTCCAAA GTTTCATGGTTAGAGCATATAGAAATTGAAGACAAAACTCCAATTCATCGGCTTTATAGAGAACTTGTTTACAGTGGGTTAGCATTTGGAGCTGAAAGATGGCTTGCAACTCTTCAAAGGATGTGTGATAGATTTGCATGTCTAATGAATTCAGGCACTTCTCGGGATCTTGGAGGAG TAATTCCTTCAGCTGATGGCAAGAGAAGCATGATGAAACTTGCGCAAAGGATGGTCAACAATTTCTGTGCAAGCATTAATCCATCAAATGGCCATCAATGGACCACACTTTCCGGTATGAATGATGCTGGAGTCAAAGTCACTGTCCATAAGTGCACTGATCCAGGCCAACCCAATGGTATGATTCTTAGTGCAGCTACTACCATTTGGCTTCCAATCCCTCCACAAGATGTCTTCAATTTCTTCAAGGATGAAAGAACTCGATCCCAG TGGGATGTTCTTTCTAATGGCAATGCAGTGCAAGAGGTCGCTCACATAGCAAATGGTTCACATCCAGGGAACTGCATTTCGGTCCTTCGA GCTTTTAACACTAGCCAGAACAACATGTTGATACTCCAAGAGAGCTGCATAGACTCATCAGGATCACTAGTAGTCTACTGTCCGGTTGATCTACCGGCAATTAACATAGCGATGAGCGGTGAGGATCCATCTTACATTCCTCTTCTACCATCGGGATTCACAATTACTCCGGATGGACGACCAGACCAAGGAGGAGGAGATGGTGCATCGACGAGCTCAAACACACACGGTAACTTGTTGGGGAGGTCAAGTGGGTCACTAATTACTGTTGCATTTCAAATCCTTATAAGCAGTTTGCCAAATGCTAAAATGAATATGGAATCGGTGACAACGGTTAATAACCTTATCGGAACTACCATCCAGCAAATTAAGGCAGCTTTGAATTGTCCTAGTTCCTGA